One region of Juglans regia cultivar Chandler chromosome 4, Walnut 2.0, whole genome shotgun sequence genomic DNA includes:
- the LOC109003513 gene encoding zinc finger AN1 and C2H2 domain-containing stress-associated protein 16-like has protein sequence MGTPQFPDLGKHCTFEDCKQIDFLPFKCDRCSQVFCLEHRSYIKHSCPKADREDVTVVICPLCAKGVRLIPDEDPNITWETHVNTECDPSNFEKVTKKKKCPVPGCREILTFSNTIKCRDCMVDHCLKHRFGPDHKCSGPKKPEAGFPFRSLLSRSRKEESKPNRAPTSSSSKWTTSFLNAASTVRASAEAGMAKLSTELSQKLQIARDGMGQSSSSSSSGGVGQEECPQCSAKFSSVTSLVEHVEKVHETSSSRTGVKKVTIDVCPKCSRGFRDPVSLVEHVERDHGGSSKA, from the exons ATGGGAACTCCGCAATTCCCAGATCTGGGGAAGCATTGCACCTTCGAAGATTGCAAGCAGATCGATTTCTTGCCGTTTAAATGCGATCGCTGCAGCCAG GTTTTCTGTTTGGAGCATCGTAGCTACATTAAACACAGTTGTCCAAAAGCTGACAGAGAGGATGTCACTGTTGTTATCTGCCCTCTCTGTGCTAAAGGAGTTCGGCTAATTCCTGATGAAGACCCAAACATTACTTGGGAGACACATGTCAATACTGAGTGTGACCCgtcaaattttgagaaagtgacaaagaagaagaagtgccCCGTCCCTGGTTGCAGAGAGATCCTAACATTCTCCAACACAATCAAGTGCAGGGACTGTATGGTAGACCATTGTTTGAAGCACAGATTTGGACCTGACCACAAATGTTCTGGACCAAAGAAGCCAGAAGCAGGTTTTCCATTTAGGAGTCTTTTAAGTAGGAGTAGAAAAGAAGAGTCAAAACCCAACCGAGCTCCCACATCATCTTCCTCCAAGTGGACTACAAGCTTTCTTAATGCAGCTTCAACAGTTCGAGCCTCGGCTGAAGCAGGTATGGCAAAATTGAGCACTGAATTAAGTCAAAAGTTGCAGATTGCAAGGGATGGGATGGGACAGAGCAGCAGCAGTAGCAGTAGCGGTGGAGTTGGACAAGAAGAGTGCCCACAGTGTAGTGCGAAGTTCTCCTCGGTCACAAGTTTGGTGGAGCATGTGGAGAAAGTCCATGAAACGAGTAGCAGCCGAACTGGGGTGAAGAAGGTGACAATTGATGTCTGCCCAAAGTGTAGTAGAGGATTTCGTGATCCAGTTTCTCTTGTGGAGCATGTTGAGAGGGATCATGGTGGTAGTTCAAAAGCTTAG
- the LOC109003514 gene encoding 40S ribosomal protein S2-3-like → MAERGGERGGFGRGFGGGRSRGDRGRGGRRRPRRDEEEKWVPVTKLGRLVKSDKIKSLEQIYLHSLAIKEHQIVDQLCPGLKDDVMKIMPVQKQTRAGQRTRFKAFVVVGDCNGHVGLGVKCSKEVATAIRGAIILAKLSVIPVRRGYWGNKIGKPHTVPCKVTGKCGSVTVRMVPAPRGAGIVAARVPKKVLQFAGIDDVFTSSRGSTKTLGNFVKATFDCLLKTYGFLTPEFWRETRFVKSPFQEHTDLLAKPVGKLILEEPERVEA, encoded by the exons ATGGCTGAGCGAGGAGGAGAGCGCGGTGGCTTTGGTAGAGGGTTCGGTGGTGGTCGCTCAAGAGGAGATCGTGGACGAGGTGGCCGTCGTCGTCCCCGCCGTGACGAGGAGGAGAAGTGGGTACCGGTGACGAAGCTTGGCCGTCTCGTGAAGTCCGATAAGATCAAGTCCCTTGAGCAGATCTACCTCCACTCCCTCGCCATCAAGGAGCACCAGATCGTCGACCAGCTCTGCCCTGGCCTCAAGGACGACGTCATGAAAATCATGCCGGTCCAGAAGCAGACCCGGGCCGGTCAGAGGACCCGATTCAAGGCCTTTGTTGTCGTCGGTGACTGCAATGGCCACGTCGGACTTGGCGTCAAGTGCAGCAAGGAGGTCGCCACGGCCATTCGTGGTGCCATCATACTGGCTAAGCTTTCCGTGATCCCCGTGAGGAGGGGTTACTGGGGGAACAAGATTGGGAAACCCCACACAGTGCCGTGTAAGGTGACCGGGAAGTGTGGGTCCGTCACGGTGCGCATGGTACCTGCGCCACGAGGGGCCGGGATTGTGGCAGCTAGGGTTCCCAAGAAGGTCCTGCAGTTCGCCGGGATCGACGATGTATTTACCTCGTCAAGAGGGTCAACTAAAACTCTCGGAAACTTCGTGAAG GCAACTTTTGATTGCCTGCTGAAAACCTATGGGTTCCTTACACCCGAATTCTGGAGGGAAACTCGCTTCGTAAAGTCTCCATTCCAAGAGCATACAGATCTGTTGGCAAAACCAGTCGGCAAGCTAATCCTAGAGGAGCCTGAGAGGGTTGAGGCTTGA